A part of Cyanobacteriota bacterium genomic DNA contains:
- a CDS encoding phosphoglycerate kinase produces the protein MPKKTLADLSAADLSGKRVLVRVDFNVPLNEQGEITDDTRIRAALPTIQDLTSKGAKVILCSHFGRPKGKVNDSMRLTPVATRLSELLGQPVTKTNDCIGEEVATAVAAMTDGQVLLLENVRFYAQEEENDPEFAKQLASVADLYVNDAFGTAHRAHASTEGVTHYLKPSVAGFLIEKELRYLQNAIENPQRPLAAIVGGSKVSSKIGVIETLLEKVDKLLIGGGMIFTFYKARGLNVGKSLVEDDKLDLAKALEAKAAEKGVTLLLPTDVVVADNFAADANAQTVSVENIPDGWMGLDIGPDSVKVFQDALADCKTIIWNGPMGVFEFDKFAVGTEAIARTLADLTKTGASTIIGGGDSVAAVEKVGVADQMSHISTGGGASLELLEGKELPGIAALDDA, from the coding sequence ATGCCCAAAAAGACTTTAGCAGATTTGTCAGCCGCAGATTTATCCGGCAAGCGAGTGCTTGTGCGAGTTGACTTTAACGTACCTCTAAACGAGCAAGGTGAGATTACTGATGATACCCGGATCCGTGCGGCCTTGCCAACCATTCAAGATTTAACGAGCAAAGGCGCAAAGGTAATTTTGTGTAGCCACTTTGGTCGTCCTAAAGGCAAGGTTAACGATAGTATGCGCTTGACTCCAGTGGCCACCCGCCTGTCAGAACTGTTAGGGCAACCTGTTACTAAGACCAATGACTGTATTGGTGAGGAAGTAGCAACTGCCGTAGCAGCTATGACTGATGGTCAGGTGTTATTGCTGGAAAATGTGCGGTTCTATGCCCAAGAGGAAGAGAATGATCCAGAATTTGCCAAGCAACTAGCTTCTGTTGCTGATTTGTATGTAAATGATGCATTTGGAACTGCACATCGTGCCCATGCCTCTACAGAGGGGGTTACTCATTATTTGAAGCCGTCTGTTGCTGGCTTTTTGATTGAAAAAGAGTTGCGGTACCTTCAGAATGCGATCGAAAATCCTCAGCGTCCTCTAGCGGCGATCGTAGGTGGATCCAAAGTATCCAGTAAAATCGGTGTCATTGAAACCCTATTGGAAAAGGTTGACAAGCTCCTAATTGGCGGTGGCATGATTTTCACCTTCTACAAAGCACGGGGATTAAACGTCGGTAAATCTCTAGTAGAGGATGACAAGTTAGATTTAGCCAAAGCTCTGGAAGCCAAAGCTGCAGAGAAGGGTGTCACACTTTTACTTCCTACAGATGTGGTGGTAGCAGATAACTTTGCTGCGGATGCCAATGCCCAAACAGTCAGTGTTGAAAATATTCCCGATGGTTGGATGGGCTTAGACATTGGGCCAGATTCTGTCAAGGTTTTCCAAGATGCCCTTGCCGATTGTAAGACAATAATTTGGAATGGCCCCATGGGTGTGTTTGAGTTTGACAAATTTGCTGTAGGGACGGAGGCAATTGCCCGTACCCTGGCAGATTTGACGAAAACTGGTGCTAGCACCATCATTGGGGGTGGTGACTCTGTTGCTGCTGTAGAGAAGGTTGGTGTCGCCGATCAAATGAGTCACATCTCAACGGGTGGGGGCGCTAGCTTAGAGTTGCTAGAAGGCAAAGAGTTGCCTGGTATCGCCGCTCTGGACGATGCCTAA
- a CDS encoding universal stress protein, translating into MFKTLLFPIDHSRESMQAAESVAQLVKTFGSRLVLLSVVEDAADGTASSTDGMASPEAVAALLTNVQNLFAEQGITAEAIERQGKPAFTICDVADETEADLIVMGFRGMGLTEEGMADSVTMRVINLSPCPVLVIP; encoded by the coding sequence ATGTTCAAAACTCTCTTGTTTCCGATCGACCATAGTCGTGAGTCCATGCAAGCTGCCGAAAGCGTTGCCCAGTTGGTCAAGACCTTTGGCAGTCGGCTAGTGTTGCTGTCTGTTGTTGAGGATGCAGCAGATGGTACAGCATCATCTACCGATGGCATGGCTTCCCCAGAGGCAGTGGCCGCCCTCTTAACCAATGTTCAAAACCTATTTGCAGAACAAGGGATTACGGCTGAAGCGATCGAGCGCCAAGGCAAGCCAGCCTTTACAATTTGTGATGTTGCTGACGAGACGGAAGCAGACCTGATTGTCATGGGATTTCGCGGCATGGGGCTTACTGAAGAAGGCATGGCAGATAGTGTAACCATGCGAGTTATCAACCTTTCCCCCTGCCCAGTGTTAGTTATTCCTTAA
- a CDS encoding EVE domain-containing protein encodes MNYWLMKSEPTVYSITDLSREGCTIWDGVRNYQARNFLRQMQINDMAFFYHSNAAPPGIVGLMRVSETNVTDPTQFDPASKYYDEKSSTDSPRWQTVRVEFVEEFPTILTLETLKTMFKPDELWVVRQGNRLSVMPVETQIAEKLLTMARSSRLA; translated from the coding sequence ATGAACTATTGGCTGATGAAATCTGAACCAACGGTCTATAGCATTACTGACCTAAGTCGAGAGGGCTGCACCATCTGGGATGGTGTACGTAACTACCAAGCTCGTAATTTCCTGCGCCAAATGCAGATTAACGACATGGCTTTTTTCTACCATTCCAATGCAGCACCACCCGGAATTGTCGGATTAATGCGAGTGTCAGAAACTAATGTAACTGACCCAACCCAGTTTGATCCGGCTAGCAAGTACTACGACGAGAAGTCGTCCACGGATAGTCCTCGCTGGCAAACTGTAAGGGTTGAATTTGTTGAGGAGTTTCCAACTATACTAACGCTAGAGACGCTAAAAACGATGTTTAAACCCGATGAACTTTGGGTTGTGCGTCAAGGTAATCGGCTGTCTGTGATGCCAGTTGAGACACAGATTGCAGAAAAGCTTTTGACTATGGCGCGATCGTCACGGCTAGCTTAA